In the genome of Flavobacteriales bacterium, one region contains:
- a CDS encoding DUF3108 domain-containing protein — translation MRRTYAILMTLILVSLTQLSAQDENSVKEHVVKTFREVDTQPFKIGEKLKYRVHYGIVDAGEAQLEVQSSRKIGSRSVYHIVGSGKSQGAFDWFFKVRDRYETYMDSLALFPWVFVRRVDEGGYKLEQDYIFNQFKNKVKSQQKQAEYEVPDNVQDILSAFYFARALDFSDAKPGTEYEIPTFIDEELWPFRIKYVGSEELKTKLGTFRVLKFNPVIQIGRVFKAEEDLTIWITDDPNHIPVRLQAEVLVGSIKMDIKSINGNAYPLALVKED, via the coding sequence ATGAGACGTACCTATGCCATCCTGATGACCCTCATCCTGGTTTCGCTGACACAGCTCAGTGCGCAGGATGAGAACAGCGTGAAAGAACACGTGGTCAAGACCTTCCGCGAAGTGGACACCCAACCTTTCAAAATCGGGGAAAAGCTCAAATACCGTGTGCACTACGGCATCGTAGATGCAGGGGAAGCGCAGCTCGAGGTACAGTCCTCCCGGAAAATAGGATCCCGATCGGTCTATCACATCGTGGGATCCGGCAAATCACAAGGCGCTTTCGATTGGTTTTTTAAGGTGCGCGACCGGTACGAAACGTACATGGACAGCCTGGCACTTTTTCCGTGGGTGTTTGTTCGCAGGGTGGATGAAGGTGGATATAAACTGGAGCAGGACTACATCTTCAACCAGTTCAAGAACAAGGTCAAAAGCCAGCAGAAGCAAGCCGAGTATGAAGTCCCCGACAATGTACAAGACATCCTGTCGGCCTTTTACTTTGCTCGCGCCCTGGATTTTTCAGATGCAAAACCCGGAACAGAATACGAGATCCCCACGTTCATCGACGAAGAACTATGGCCGTTCCGCATCAAATATGTGGGCAGTGAAGAACTAAAAACGAAACTGGGCACCTTCCGGGTGCTGAAATTCAATCCCGTGATCCAGATCGGCCGCGTATTCAAGGCGGAAGAAGACCTCACCATCTGGATCACCGACGACCCCAATCACATCCCCGTTCGCCTGCAGGCGGAGGTGCTGGTGGGCTCCATCAAAATGGACATCAAAAGCATAAACGGGAATGCCTATCCGCTTGCGCTGGTGAAAGAAGATTAA
- a CDS encoding leucine--tRNA ligase — protein MEYRFQEIEKKWQQRWKEAGTYRIAEDPAKPKYYVLDMFPYPSGAGLHVGHPLGYIASDIFSRYKRMQGFCVLHPMGYDAFGLPAEQYAIQTGQHPAVTTENNIRRYRQQMDMLGFSFDWDREVRTCDPSYYKWTQWIFLQLFNHWFDKKSGQAQPISALTDAFQKNGNQTIDAATGFKETFTAEDWNGWDETEQEKILQHYRLAFRSEAVVNWCPALGTVLANDEVKDGLSERGGHPVVQKKMKQWSLRITAYAERLLQGLDQVDWSDALKEMQRNWIGKSHGADISFQVDGSDARIKVFTTRPDTIFGASFMVLAPEHPLVDEITTADQKAAIEAYKEKTSRKSERERQADVKSVTGCFTGAYAINPFNNEQIPVWIADYVLAGYGTGAIMAVPSGDERDWRFAKQFGLKIVPVIEGQDAEQCAEASKDAMLTNSDFLNGMRVPEAIKAAIKKIEELGIGHGTVNYKLRDAVFGRQRYWGEPIPVFYKNGVPHTVEENELPVLLPEIDKYQPTEDGDAPLARAKNWKYRNEFEYEHTTMPGWAGSSWYWLRYMDPKNENEPFAKDKEKYWQQVDLYIGGSEHATGHLLYSRFWNQFMFDLGMVSHKEPFKKLVNQGMILGMAHLVYFDPHTRKAYSSDIREKLSDDVSLVPTYALIDLVDQERLDVEGFKKWKPDFSDYTFEFNDQGLFMCEAVVEKMSKSKFNVVSPDTNPETGKEGIVERYGTDTLRLYEMFLGPLTIAKPWDTHGIEGTFRFLKKVWGLFYDKEGNWLVQDSPANPKELKALHKTIKKIGDDIERLSMNTAVSQFMICINELSDLKCHNREVLESFVLLLAPFAPHICEELWEALGHKESITTGTFPEYNEDYLQEDTVMYPVSFNGKTRFTVELPAALGPAEIEKEVLAMEHSAKWLDGKKPKKVIVVPGRIVNVVM, from the coding sequence ATGGAATACCGTTTTCAAGAGATCGAAAAGAAGTGGCAACAACGCTGGAAGGAGGCAGGCACATACCGTATCGCCGAGGATCCGGCCAAACCCAAATACTATGTGCTTGACATGTTCCCCTACCCGTCAGGCGCCGGACTGCACGTAGGACATCCCCTTGGTTACATCGCCTCCGACATTTTTTCCAGGTACAAACGCATGCAAGGCTTCTGTGTACTGCATCCGATGGGATATGATGCATTCGGATTGCCCGCCGAACAGTACGCCATACAAACCGGCCAGCACCCGGCCGTTACCACCGAAAATAACATCCGAAGGTACCGGCAGCAGATGGACATGCTGGGCTTTTCATTCGACTGGGACCGCGAAGTACGCACATGCGATCCTTCCTATTACAAGTGGACACAATGGATTTTCCTGCAGCTGTTCAACCATTGGTTCGACAAAAAGAGCGGACAGGCACAACCCATTTCAGCACTGACGGACGCCTTTCAAAAAAACGGAAATCAAACCATCGATGCAGCCACCGGCTTCAAGGAAACATTCACAGCTGAAGACTGGAACGGATGGGATGAAACCGAACAGGAAAAAATTCTGCAACATTACCGCCTCGCTTTCCGCTCCGAAGCCGTGGTGAACTGGTGCCCCGCCCTGGGAACCGTGCTGGCTAACGATGAGGTGAAAGACGGCCTCTCGGAACGCGGCGGACATCCCGTGGTGCAAAAGAAAATGAAACAGTGGAGCCTGCGCATCACCGCCTATGCGGAGCGATTGCTGCAAGGTTTGGACCAGGTCGACTGGAGCGATGCCCTCAAGGAAATGCAACGCAACTGGATCGGCAAATCCCATGGCGCCGACATCAGCTTTCAGGTTGATGGTTCCGATGCACGCATCAAGGTGTTCACCACCCGTCCCGATACCATCTTCGGTGCAAGCTTCATGGTGCTCGCCCCCGAACACCCGCTGGTAGACGAAATCACCACCGCCGACCAGAAGGCCGCCATCGAAGCCTACAAGGAAAAAACCTCGCGCAAAAGCGAACGGGAACGCCAGGCTGATGTGAAATCGGTCACGGGTTGCTTCACCGGCGCCTATGCCATCAACCCTTTCAACAACGAACAGATTCCGGTTTGGATCGCCGACTACGTGCTGGCTGGCTACGGCACCGGCGCCATCATGGCCGTGCCATCCGGTGACGAGCGCGACTGGCGGTTTGCGAAACAGTTCGGACTGAAGATCGTACCCGTGATCGAAGGACAGGACGCCGAACAGTGCGCGGAAGCCAGCAAGGATGCTATGCTTACCAACAGCGATTTCCTCAACGGCATGCGGGTACCCGAAGCCATCAAAGCCGCCATCAAAAAAATCGAAGAACTGGGCATCGGTCACGGAACCGTGAACTACAAGCTGCGCGATGCCGTGTTCGGCAGGCAACGCTACTGGGGTGAACCCATCCCGGTGTTTTATAAAAACGGCGTGCCCCACACCGTGGAAGAAAACGAGCTGCCCGTGCTGCTTCCCGAGATCGACAAGTACCAACCCACCGAAGACGGCGATGCACCCCTGGCGCGTGCGAAAAACTGGAAGTACCGGAACGAATTCGAATACGAGCACACCACCATGCCCGGCTGGGCCGGCTCCAGCTGGTACTGGCTGCGCTACATGGACCCCAAGAACGAAAACGAACCGTTCGCCAAAGACAAAGAGAAATACTGGCAACAGGTGGACCTTTACATCGGCGGCTCCGAACACGCCACCGGCCACCTGCTGTATTCAAGGTTCTGGAACCAGTTCATGTTCGACCTCGGCATGGTATCCCACAAAGAACCGTTCAAGAAACTGGTGAACCAGGGGATGATTCTGGGCATGGCCCATCTGGTATATTTCGATCCGCACACACGCAAAGCATACTCCAGTGATATCCGTGAAAAGTTGAGTGATGATGTCTCGCTGGTACCCACCTATGCCCTGATAGACCTTGTGGACCAGGAGCGCCTGGATGTGGAAGGCTTTAAAAAATGGAAGCCCGACTTTTCCGATTACACCTTCGAGTTTAACGATCAGGGCCTGTTCATGTGTGAGGCTGTGGTTGAGAAAATGTCCAAGTCCAAGTTCAACGTCGTATCTCCCGACACGAATCCCGAGACAGGCAAGGAAGGCATTGTTGAACGTTACGGCACCGACACGTTGCGCCTGTACGAGATGTTCCTCGGTCCGCTCACCATCGCCAAGCCCTGGGATACCCACGGCATCGAAGGCACCTTCCGTTTTCTGAAGAAAGTGTGGGGGTTGTTTTACGACAAGGAAGGCAACTGGCTGGTGCAAGATTCGCCTGCCAACCCAAAAGAACTGAAGGCCCTTCACAAGACCATCAAAAAGATCGGCGACGACATCGAACGCCTGTCGATGAACACGGCGGTGAGCCAGTTCATGATCTGCATCAACGAGCTGTCGGACCTGAAATGCCACAATCGCGAAGTATTGGAAAGCTTCGTATTGCTGCTGGCACCCTTCGCACCTCACATCTGCGAAGAACTGTGGGAAGCGCTTGGGCACAAGGAGAGCATCACCACCGGTACGTTCCCGGAATACAACGAAGACTACCTGCAGGAAGATACCGTGATGTACCCGGTTTCCTTCAACGGGAAAACCAGGTTTACGGTGGAGTTGCCGGCAGCCCTGGGACCGGCGGAGATTGAAAAGGAAGTGCTGGCGATGGAGCACAGCGCCAAATGGCTCGACGGGAAAAAGCCCAAAAAGGTCATTGTGGTGCCGGGGCGGATCGTCAACGTTGTGATGTAA
- the radA gene encoding DNA repair protein RadA, whose product MAKTHTTYFCQSCGSQSAKWIGKCPNCNEWNTYVEEVVGKSADEKAWRENGSKRTTATKARPLSEVSFAEQPRILLADPELNRVLGGGIVPGSVVLLGGEPGIGKSTLLLQMALSLQNAKVLYVSGEESEMQIRMRAERMQSQNLNCFVLAETDLSNIFSQAKSLQPGLVIVDSIQTLTSKQLDASAGSVSQIRECTGELLRYAKETQTPVVLIGHITKDGQLAGPKVLEHMVDTVLQFEGDRHHAYRILRAMKNRFGSASEIGIYEMKASGMHPVANPSEVLMNRGEDQLSGTAIAATVEGIRPLLIEVQALVSTAVYGTPQRSSTGFDLRRLNMLLAVLEKRCGFRLGMQDVFLNIAGGIRVDDPGIDLAVIAALLSSHEDIPLPANQCYAGEVGLTGEIRPVARLEQRIAEAEKLGLEKIMVSSYGRKSIDTSRFRIEVQFVSKVDQAFSLLFA is encoded by the coding sequence TTGGCCAAAACCCACACCACCTACTTCTGCCAGTCTTGTGGCAGCCAGTCCGCCAAATGGATCGGAAAGTGTCCCAACTGCAACGAATGGAACACTTATGTGGAAGAGGTTGTGGGCAAGTCGGCCGATGAAAAGGCATGGCGCGAAAACGGATCGAAACGAACCACCGCCACCAAAGCCCGCCCGCTGTCTGAAGTATCCTTCGCCGAACAACCACGCATTCTTCTCGCCGACCCCGAACTCAACCGCGTACTCGGCGGAGGTATCGTACCGGGATCCGTTGTACTGCTGGGAGGTGAACCCGGGATCGGTAAATCAACCTTGTTGCTGCAAATGGCCCTGAGCCTGCAGAACGCAAAAGTGCTGTACGTATCAGGAGAAGAAAGTGAGATGCAGATCCGCATGCGCGCCGAACGCATGCAATCCCAAAACCTGAACTGCTTCGTACTCGCCGAAACCGACCTGTCGAACATCTTCTCCCAGGCCAAATCACTGCAACCCGGACTTGTCATCGTAGACTCCATCCAAACCCTCACCAGCAAACAACTGGATGCATCGGCGGGTTCCGTATCCCAGATCCGCGAATGCACGGGTGAACTCCTGCGCTATGCCAAGGAAACTCAAACCCCGGTGGTACTGATCGGTCACATCACCAAAGATGGTCAGCTGGCTGGCCCCAAAGTACTCGAACACATGGTTGACACCGTGCTGCAGTTCGAAGGAGACCGCCACCATGCCTACCGCATCCTCCGCGCCATGAAAAACCGGTTCGGGTCCGCATCCGAAATCGGCATTTACGAAATGAAAGCATCCGGCATGCATCCGGTGGCCAATCCGTCGGAAGTACTCATGAACCGGGGAGAAGATCAACTCAGCGGAACGGCCATTGCAGCCACGGTGGAAGGCATCCGGCCCCTCCTCATCGAAGTGCAGGCACTCGTGAGCACAGCCGTATACGGCACGCCGCAACGCTCATCCACAGGCTTCGACCTGAGACGCCTGAACATGTTGCTGGCCGTACTCGAAAAACGCTGCGGGTTCCGCCTGGGCATGCAGGACGTATTCCTCAACATCGCCGGTGGCATCCGCGTGGACGACCCGGGCATCGACCTGGCCGTGATCGCCGCGCTGCTGTCTTCACACGAAGACATCCCCCTTCCCGCCAACCAATGTTATGCGGGCGAGGTGGGACTCACCGGAGAGATCCGGCCTGTAGCCCGCCTGGAACAACGGATCGCCGAAGCGGAAAAGCTCGGACTGGAAAAGATCATGGTTTCTTCATACGGCCGCAAATCCATTGATACAAGCCGCTTTCGCATCGAAGTGCAATTCGTAAGCAAGGTAGACCAGGCGTTCTCCCTCCTGTTCGCCTGA
- the rfaE2 gene encoding D-glycero-beta-D-manno-heptose 1-phosphate adenylyltransferase: MPINNKWDHILEKIYDGANAALAARLHRWRFQNRTIVFTNGCFDILHPGHIHTLATAASFGDRLLVAVNSDSSVRQLKGSGRPVHQEKDRMLVLASLGFVDAVVPFGEDTPLNLITFVQPDVLVKGGDYKASDVVGADIVQSKGGQVEIVPFLQGHSTTGILERISSEHQP, translated from the coding sequence ATGCCAATTAACAACAAGTGGGACCATATCCTGGAGAAGATCTACGACGGTGCAAATGCCGCACTGGCTGCACGTCTTCACAGGTGGCGTTTTCAGAACCGAACCATTGTATTCACCAACGGTTGTTTCGACATCCTGCATCCCGGTCATATACATACCCTTGCCACCGCCGCTTCTTTTGGTGACCGATTATTGGTTGCAGTGAATTCGGATAGCTCCGTTCGGCAGCTGAAAGGTTCCGGAAGACCTGTGCATCAAGAAAAAGACAGGATGCTGGTTCTGGCAAGCCTTGGCTTTGTTGATGCCGTGGTACCCTTCGGGGAAGATACTCCTCTGAATTTAATTACATTTGTGCAACCGGACGTGCTGGTAAAAGGAGGAGATTACAAAGCATCGGATGTAGTCGGAGCTGATATTGTGCAAAGCAAAGGCGGGCAGGTAGAAATCGTACCATTCCTCCAGGGACATTCCACGACCGGAATATTGGAAAGAATCTCATCAGAGCATCAACCATGA
- a CDS encoding flippase-like domain-containing protein encodes MARKRIFVILKYLLFLGVGIGLLWYVSSKIDIRILLSQLKKAHYQWVVLSGAIALLSHLSRAARWNLLIRSLGYPTRLTTTFHATMIGYLSNMAIPRLGEITRCGVLARKGKIPLQNLVGTVLVERGIDMLSFLLIIGITVVVQLNQLENFLGTHIWEPLQNKWAAQREHVWIYLVVLIVLAVLGILAMRWGIRKFRAHGGKYYFKFRRILVGFMNGLRTIATMPGKGLFVMHTVFIWLCYFLMVYVCFFAMDATSHLGVGEGFTILTTGSLGILAPVPGGVGTYHTFVAYTLEELYNISADSSVSFAYLVHGTQYIVMAVTGGLSLLVITLSYRKNAN; translated from the coding sequence TTGGCCAGGAAGAGAATCTTCGTTATCCTCAAATACCTTCTCTTCCTGGGTGTCGGGATCGGACTTCTCTGGTATGTCTCGTCCAAAATAGACATCCGTATTCTGCTCAGCCAGCTGAAAAAAGCCCATTATCAATGGGTGGTACTTTCCGGGGCAATCGCCCTGCTGAGCCATTTGTCAAGAGCCGCCAGATGGAACCTGCTGATCCGGTCACTGGGTTACCCAACCCGGCTTACCACCACCTTTCACGCCACCATGATCGGCTACCTGTCCAACATGGCCATTCCCCGGTTGGGAGAAATCACCCGCTGTGGTGTGCTGGCACGAAAAGGTAAAATACCCCTGCAAAACCTTGTGGGCACCGTGCTGGTGGAACGCGGCATTGATATGCTCAGTTTTCTGCTGATCATCGGCATCACCGTTGTGGTTCAGCTCAACCAGCTGGAAAACTTCCTGGGAACCCACATCTGGGAACCCTTGCAGAACAAATGGGCGGCACAACGCGAACATGTTTGGATTTACCTGGTGGTGCTGATTGTGCTGGCGGTTCTCGGCATCTTAGCCATGAGGTGGGGGATCCGCAAGTTCCGCGCACATGGCGGTAAATACTATTTCAAGTTCAGGCGCATCCTGGTGGGATTCATGAACGGACTGCGCACCATTGCAACCATGCCCGGAAAGGGATTGTTCGTTATGCACACCGTTTTCATCTGGCTCTGCTATTTCCTGATGGTATATGTATGCTTCTTCGCCATGGATGCCACATCCCACCTGGGCGTCGGGGAAGGGTTCACCATCCTGACCACCGGAAGCCTGGGGATACTTGCACCGGTTCCCGGTGGCGTGGGCACCTATCACACCTTTGTTGCCTATACCCTTGAAGAATTGTATAACATTTCAGCCGATTCTTCCGTATCATTCGCTTATTTGGTACATGGCACCCAGTATATCGTGATGGCGGTAACGGGTGGCTTGTCGCTATTAGTGATCACACTTTCTTACCGGAAGAATGCCAATTAA
- a CDS encoding aspartate 1-decarboxylase → MLIEIVKSKIHRVTVTEANLNYVGSITIDEDLLDAANLIANEKVQVVNINNGERLETYIIKGERGSGVVCMNGPAARRVAVGDIVIVISYAHMDFEEAKSFKPRLIFPDTATNRLT, encoded by the coding sequence ATGTTGATAGAAATAGTAAAATCGAAGATTCACAGGGTGACCGTAACCGAGGCCAACCTGAATTACGTGGGAAGCATCACCATTGATGAAGACCTGCTGGATGCCGCCAACCTGATCGCAAACGAAAAGGTACAGGTGGTGAACATCAACAATGGCGAACGACTGGAAACATACATCATCAAAGGTGAACGCGGATCGGGTGTGGTGTGCATGAACGGACCGGCTGCGAGGCGTGTGGCGGTGGGTGACATTGTGATTGTGATCTCGTATGCCCATATGGATTTTGAAGAAGCAAAATCCTTCAAACCCCGCCTGATCTTTCCGGATACGGCAACCAACCGACTGACATAG